The Triticum aestivum cultivar Chinese Spring unplaced genomic scaffold, IWGSC CS RefSeq v2.1 scaffold87347, whole genome shotgun sequence genomic sequence AACATCACCACGCTCGGCCCCCTCGTTCTCCCCATGTCCGAGCAGATCCTTTTCCTCATATCTCTCATCGGCAAGAAGATCTTTAGTCTCAAGATGAAGCCCCACATTCCGGACTTCAAGATGGACTTCGAGCACTTCTGCATCCATGCTGGCGGCAGGGCGGTGCTGGACACCATCGAGAAGAACCTGGAGCTCAGTGACTGGCACATGGACCCTACGAAGATGACATTAAACCGGTGGGGGAACACGTCGAGCAGCCTGCTCAGGTACGAGCTTGCATACACGGAGGCCAAGGgacgcgtccgacgcgggcaccgtGCATGGCAGATCGCCTTCGGGTCAGGGTTCAAGTGTAACAACGCGGTGTGGCGCGCGCTCAAGGACATTCACCCGTCAAAGGAAGCCCGCAACAACCCATGGATTGAGGAGATCCACCGGTGCCCAGTTGAGGTGCCCAAGGTGGAGAGCGTCGTTTCATCGCCATGATAGGCTCATCAAGGTCGAGTACGTAGGGTTTTCTAGAAAACAAATCTTCTTTCCAACTTCAAAGTTATCTATTGAATTATTTGTATCATTATGATTTAACATCACGTTAATCGATGGTTTGAGCTAGCTGAATTGATATGATACTTTAGTTGGTGTATTTTTGTTACTTTAGCTGGGTGCCTCAGTTTGTTAGAATATAATTGTGCTTAAATTAAATATAAATGAGAAAAAAAAATGTATTGAAGATAAGTCAAATTACATACGATATCTATATTCAGTGAACCCCACCGAGGCCTCTGTGTCGCACGCCTGGGACGACATGGGAGGTGCCTCCGCCTCCATCCCAAGGACCCCCCCACTCCGTCCTTCCTGGCCGCCGCCGGCCGGAGTCGCCGGGCAAAGGCCATGGGCTACTGGCGGCGGTGGGGTCATCTTCTTCAGTCACCCTGGTTCCCCTCGGGCTTCTACAACCCTTGTTGGATGTGCCGCTATCGAGGGTGCTGGTCCGCTAGTGCCGCTAGTCTTCTTGTTGGCCTTGGGTGGGGCGGATGAGTCCAGGTGGTCCGGGGCTATCTCGTCCTGCCATGGACGAGGAGTGCATTCTGGTGCCGCCCCTGCCAAGGTCTAGGTTTGGGCCAGAGTCACCATCCCGGTGCCATGGCTAGGCTTGTCAAGCGGTAACCGTGGATTTTTTGTCTGGCTCAGCAGTTTCTCGTGGTGAGACATCGGTGGCCACTATCCCATCGGCAAGTGTGGGATCAAAAGgataggtctagaggggggggggggtaggcagtAACAAGGAAAAATGTGCAATTCTTAGTTCTCTTGAAACTTAGGCAGATATTAGTACAAGTTAGATAGCGAGCAATAAATCCTACACATGGATATCTAGAGTATGGGCAGCGGTAAGTAGATGCCATGCAAGTGCAAGAATGTAAGGAGTAGAGAGGAGATTTTGCAAACAAAGGGTGACACAATTTTTTtcccgtggttctgataggtgtttctatcatacatccacgttgatggagacttcaatccctAGAGGgataacggctgcacgagtccatgaAGGGCTACACCCATGAAGGGtgcacaaagaagcaaccttgtctatgtcATCATGACATGCCCacaaaggactagcctcactcggggtatcttcatgaagtaggcaatctctttgcccttacaaactccttggttcactctaCAAGcattggaggctcccaagtgacatctaacTAATCAAGGTGACACTACTCTCCAAAAGGCAAtagatgttgttgatg encodes the following:
- the LOC123172594 gene encoding 3-ketoacyl-CoA synthase 2-like isoform X2, yielding MGCNAGLISIDLAKQLLQVHRNSYALVASMESIMINWYWGNYCSMLMSNCLFRIGDAAILLSNRAADKRCSKYQLVHTVRTHHDIDDHAYRCMFQEEDKASLVGVALSNDLMAIAGSALKTNITTLGPLVLPMSEQILFLISLIGKKIFSLKMKPHIPDFKMDFEHFCIHAGGRAVLDTIEKNLELSDWHMDPTKMTLNRWGNTSSSLLRYELAYTEAKGRVRRGHRAWQIAFGSGFKCNNAVWRALKDIHPSKEARNNPWIEEIHRCPVEVPKVESVVSSP